The DNA sequence gcacatccGGAGTAGTTTGGGTTACACTTCAACATACAGACCAGGGTATTGAACCAGCGATCTGCCAATAGAGGGACGCtgactctacccctgagccacatcAGCCCACAGCTAGACTTAAGGAGGGTTGTGGTGTGTTACAACAAAAtggtctttaaaaaaatgttaaaatgaaaagtttggACTTGAAGAAAGCAGATAATAGACAAACACTTTATTGCAACTTTGTATTCATTGATATAAGAAACTTAAGccctacaaaacaaaaaaaaccctttattCAACACTTTGCTAGTCTCCACTGGTTGCTTCTGGTTGTGGTGGCAACTGGTCAAGTAGTTGATTCACCATCTGGTACAGTTATTTGACCTTTCTCTGTTTCAGCCAGACACACCTGGCAGAGATTCACACTCCACTGAGAACGCTCTGCTTGTTTTACATGTTTCGCAGGTGACTAAATCTAAGAGTTAGTCACTCGCTGACAAACTATCTCAAACATTCAACTAAAGTCATTGTTACTTGGCAGCGAACGCTAATACCACTTGTTTGGTTTACTTCCGCTATGTTTTGCACTTTGCAATCAGTGTGAAACAAAGAATTCCGAGATAGAAGTCTGTGACTGTTCTGAGAAATGCTgttgctcaaacacagtgtagTGTATGAAAATAACCAGACACCGTTATTGCAAAACTACTAAGTTTTTGTCAAGTctttttttactgaactgaaacCTTTGTCAGTTTTAACAAGTATATGGCTTCCTGGGTCGGACTCCTGCCTCTGTTGTCTCATATGAGTGAGTTCAGGACATGGCACACTTGCAGGCTTGAGTacacacaaagaggaaattGCTGGCTCAACATACATTCAGGATGGCTGcttctcaaacaaaacaatacactTTAACAGGTTCGGGTACGCAAAATAACCTGTGATGTGTTGGACACCACCTGGGGGAATAGTTTCTAGGGTCAGGCGCTTAGCTTGGTGCTGAACAGAGAGGGGGACTTAGACGTGCTGACTTCTGGCATCACATTAGGGCTGCACGAcatagtaaaaaaataaaacacctcaAGTGAGAGGGTTTCTCATCTTCAACATCAGAGATGACAACCCACCAATTCAACTGAGGTAGTGGTAAGTGAATGTAGTAAGAAGGAATCATTTTATCagatgaaacttttttttttttactctgtggCATTATGAAAAATTTACTTCTGAATTACACAAACTTATTGTGATCTCTACCAGAAAGTGCAGACATTCAATTACACAGACGAAGCTACTGCAAAAGAGTATTCATTTGGCAGGTGAATGCATCTCCACGGTCAGCTCAGTGGTTTCTCCTGTGTGTATACTGAACCTCGGCTGGTTTTTCAAGTACGTGATGAGTAAAACTTTTCCAATAAGTGCTGAAAGTATGTGGCTCCTCAtgtctgtgactttgtgtgtgttctgaccaCCAGCCAGTAGGAGAGAATACTACTTGCCTGTGTGAGATCTTACATGCTTTGCCAAATGAGAAGCATCAAAGTATCTTTTCCCGCAGATCTTACAAGGGTACGGCTTCTCACCGGTGTGAGCTCTTCTTATGTGGATCGTCAAGTGACCGCTCACTCTGAACACTTTCCCGCATGTTTCGCAAGAATATGGCTTCTCGCCTGTGTGGAGTCTCATATGGACGTTCAACGATGACAGCTGACTGAATCTCTTCCCACAGGTGTTGCAACAATATGGCTTCTCACCCGTGTGGATTCTTGCATGATTTTTCAGTTCTGATTTTTGATTAAATCTCTTCCCACAGATCTGGCAAAGGTACGGTTTatcacctgtgtgggttctcatgtggaCTCTCAACTCTCTGCCAAATGGGAAATCTTTCCCGCATGTCTTGCAAGAATACGgcctctcacctgtgtgtgttctcgtgTGGACCAACAAGCCACTATTAAGTCTGAAACCTTTCCCGCATATTTTGCAAGAGTatggcttctcacctgtgtggagtCTCACGTGGGCGTTCAATGATGATGAATGACTGAATCTTTTTCCACAGTACTCGCAAAAATatggcttctcacctgtgtggctCCTCAAGTGTACACTCCATTTGGACTTATACTGAAAAGTCTTTCCACAAGCATCACATCTGAAAGACTTTTTACCTGTGTTAGTATTACTGTGAACCTCTGTACTGTCAGCTCTGTCTCTACTATTACTGTCGCAGTCGCTTGTGTGATGTCTTTCCTTTGGTTCTGGCTCTGTATCTCTTGCTGATCCCGAGTCTCCGTGCTCGCCTCTTTTCTGATCTTCACTCTCAGCTATGTGAGAGTTCAGAGAGAGCTGGTGGTCACTTTCTGATTCAGGCTCACTGTGGTCACCTTCTTCATAAGGAGGAATCAACATAGATGTATCAGTCTCCAGCTTCACTACAAGcagctctccctcctgactggtgCAGAGTttctcctgttcctctttaatctgtggaggctctgggtcctcttggtccaCACTGGAGTTCGTCTCCTGGTCACAGATCTGCTGGTCAgccagaacctcctcctcctcctgacacacCTGTTTCTGTGGGACATCTGGAGGAACATAAACGAaatgcatttcattattttgcaaTATTATGAATAAATCTTGGAATAAACACATGGGCAAAACAGcatatttaaacaatttaaacagATCACGTGCAAatcagccttttgtttgttacaCACCTGTCATGTGAGACCGTGTATGAGGTTTCCAAACGATATCCAGCAGTCCGCGCTGACGGTCGATCTCTTTCTCGTACTCAAAGACAGTTTGcttaaaaactctgaatatttcttcagcagcagcagttagtcgctcgttgacaaactctctcaaacACTCAACAGGAGACATCGTGTCAAATTCAATATCTAACGGTAACAATGTCGTTTTCCAGCAGGTTTCACGCATGCAGCTAACGCGTCGGTTGTTTACTTCCGCTGGATCTCCCACTGTTAAGTTCCGACAGCGGAGAGGCGCGGGAGATATTCGTTCCGCCTTTAACTGAGGACATTTTTGAGTTGATTAATATGATTCTTTTCATGGATAAATATCCCTGTAATACGTGGAGACATGTTCAGCCTTATTTTGTATGGCTTAGAAAccattttaatctttttttcccctcctcactgagaaaagtaaaacataacaaaattGTAAGATACGTTTGATATCTCGCCAATTGTTGTTTTGataaatgtctcctttaaatgcTGCTCCTAGATGTTGTTTCTTGTCTAGCCTTGTGATTTTTAATTAATACGTTTATAAAtaattttctgttatttttctattctattttgttttacactgaCACATGTGTATTGTCCTGTATGGACGTTTTTCTCCATATGAGTGTTCTGTACATTATTCTtgt is a window from the Acanthopagrus latus isolate v.2019 chromosome 5, fAcaLat1.1, whole genome shotgun sequence genome containing:
- the LOC119019118 gene encoding zinc finger protein 420-like isoform X2 translates to MRETCWKTTLLPLDIEFDTMSPVECLREFVNERLTAAAEEIFRVFKQTVFEYEKEIDRQRGLLDIVWKPHTRSHMTDVPQKQVCQEEEEVLADQQICDQETNSSVDQEDPEPPQIKEEQEKLCTSQEGELLVVKLETDTSMLIPPYEEGDHSEPESESDHQLSLNSHIAESEDQKRGEHGDSGSARDTEPEPKERHHTSDCDSNSRDRADSTEVHSNTNTGKKSFRCDACGKTFQYKSKWSVHLRSHTGEKPYFCEYCGKRFSHSSSLNAHVRLHTGEKPYSCKICGKGFRLNSGLLVHTRTHTGERPYSCKTCGKDFPFGRELRVHMRTHTGDKPYLCQICGKRFNQKSELKNHARIHTGEKPYCCNTCGKRFSQLSSLNVHMRLHTGEKPYSCETCGKVFRVSGHLTIHIRRAHTGEKPYPCKICGKRYFDASHLAKHVRSHTGK